The following coding sequences lie in one Candoia aspera isolate rCanAsp1 chromosome 11, rCanAsp1.hap2, whole genome shotgun sequence genomic window:
- the DDX28 gene encoding probable ATP-dependent RNA helicase DDX28, which yields MALPLCGARRAAAAAQFPPWLPPAVRGWMPRRASGAPPPDDHVVRIPHAWKLRLEQPASRRERGATPEAEGGGPFGGKLLLRTRRRELIQTARHTVGRLERPRLVSDGWKHRLSRGDYFQLERTRTEPPQERDGGGAATTFLELGLEPRVAAPLREVLGISRPTAVQKRTIPALLKGGNALCAAETGSGKTLAYLLPLVQRLLQAQRPPEGAVPASSPRSLVVVPSRELAGQVRRVAVALGAPLGLQVKEIGGGRGVAVVRRQIRAGPADLLVATPGALSKALKRQILSLGKLLFLVLDEVDTLLDASFIDLVKDIIQQAFLKDLAPAPELEDCGEVWDPKAQLVAMGATIPKGLNQLLSESADLSNFTILTGSRLHYLQPHVEQKFIRLKGCDKAAELLQLLKERGPSSGAVIIFCNRASTVSWLGYILEDHKIKHLRLQGEIAAVTRAGIFNAFQRGDSDILLCTDIASRGLDTIRVEFIINYDFPLTLPDYLHRVGRVGRTGSKFLGTVISFVTHRWDVDLVRKIETAARKRSPLPGLDIVVEDSLPKKRNF from the coding sequence ATGGCGCTCCCGCTTTGCGGAGCTCGTCGAGCCGCGGCGGCCGCCCAATTTCCCCCGTGGCTGCCGCCGGCCGTGCGCGGTTGGATGCCGCGCCGGGCCTCCGGAGCGCCGCCGCCTGACGACCACGTGGTGCGGATCCCCCACGCCTGGAAGCTCCGGCTGGAGCAGCCCGCGTCCAGGCGGGAGCGAGGCGCGACCCCCGAGGCGGAGGGCGGCGGGCCCTTCGGGGGGAAGCTGCTGCTGCGGACCCGGCGGCGGGAGCTGATCCAGACCGCCCGGCACACGGTGGGCCGCCTGGAGAGGCCGCGGCTGGTGTCGGACGGCTGGAAGCACCGCTTGTCCCGCGGGGATTATTTCCAGCTGGAGCGGACGCGGACGGAGCCCCCTCAGGAGCGGGACGGCGGGGGCGCCGCGACCACCTTCCTCGAGCTGGGGCTGGAGCCTCGCGTGGCGGCCCCCTTGCGCGAGGTCCTGGGCATCTCGCGGCCCACGGCGGTGCAGAAGCGCACCATCCCCGCCCTGCTGAAGGGGGGCAACGCGCTCTGCGCGGCGGAAACCGGCAGCGGCAAGACCCTGGCCTACCTGCTGCCTCTCGTCCAGCGGCTGTTGCAGGCCCAGAGGCCCCCTGAGGGGGCGGTGCCCGCATCCTCTCCCCGCTCCTTGGTGGTGGTGCCCTCCCGAGAACTCGCGGGGCAGGTGCGCAGAGTTGCAGTGGCCTTGGGCGCTCCCTTGGGCTTGCAGGTGAAGGAGATTGGCGGCGGCCGGGGCGTGGCCGTGGTTCGGCGCCAGATCCGTGCGGGTCCCGCCGACCTCCTGGTCGCCACTCCGGGTGCCCTGAGCAAAGCCTTGAAGAGGCAGATATTGTCCTTGGGGAAATTGCTCTTCTTGGTGTTGGACGAAGTGGACACTCTGCTGGATGCCTCATTCATCGATCTGGTGAAAGATATCATTCAGCAGGCTTTCCTGAAAGATCTGGCTCCGGCCCCAGAGTTGGAAGACTGTGGTGAGGTTTGGGATCCCAAAGCCCAGCTGGTGGCCATGGGTGCCACTATTCCAAAGGGGCTGAATCAGCTCTTGAGTGAGTCTGCTGATCTCTCCAACTTCACTATATTGACCGGCTCACGTTTGCATTATCTGCAGCCTCACGTGGAGCAAAAATTCATACGTCTGAAGGGCTGTGACAAGGCCGCAGAGCTGCTACAACTCCTCAAAGAGCGAGGGCCCTCCTCCGGAGCTGTTATTATTTTCTGCAACAGAGCCAGCACTGTTAGCTGGCTTGGTTACATCTTAGAAGACCATAAGATCAAGCATTTACGCCTACAGGGAGAAATAGCGGCAGTTACAAGAGCTGGCATTTTTAATGCCTTCCAGAGAGGCGATTCTGACATCTTGCTGTGTACTGATATAGCTTCCCGGGGATTGGATACCATTCGCGTAGAGTTCATAATTAACTATGACTTCCCTTTAACATTACCTGATTACCTGCATCGGGTGGGGCGAGTCGGTCGCACCGGCAGTAAATTCCTTGGGACTGTAATCAGCTTCGTAACCCATAGATGGGATGTAGATCTTGTCCGGAAAATAGAAACAGCAGCTCGGAAAAGAAGTCCGCTCCCAGGGCTTGATATAGTTGTTGAGGATTCTTTGCCTAAAAAGAGGAATTTCTGA